The window GCTCTGCGTTgacattgtttgaaaatattcataaattgatgaatatatatacCCTATAAATTCATCTACAACGTTTTTTGTGAAGGggaaacatgatttttaaggtgcacattaatagtgaaaacctaaccctacacatgcatgcTCTCATACATGACAGTCTCTCATTCATTCAGCATTGTGAactgactgactttgtatTATTCAAGTACAATTACTGTGTCAAAAGTGTCATTGATGcactcaaagtcaccaatgatgaggtttgcacaggtatttgaatctcatcagtatgcgagccagttactctcaaccaccaaatctctcataatcatggtaaatccatgatattaaagATATTAAAGATGAATGTCTGTTTTTTGCGTTGagaattgtttaattatttagaaacagactcccatatcagtttttacttaacagtcttggttcggcttttcaccctgaaccctatggcttCGGAGTCAAAAAAAGGGGATAGCTCTGTACATGAAAAtcgaattcatatcagctagaatgaattTAACTTAATATACTGATTCAAcatgccaatacaaattaagttgcaaaatttcagccctctagtTACGATggttttcagttttcataggtatgagagcaaaatcaaattttattgatttcgattacttttttcacaattttattttggctctcatttgaaaactatcaaACTTAGAGAGCTGAAATTTCGCAACTTAATTTGTGTTGGCATGTTGtaacaatatattgagttgaattcattctagattatatgaattcaacttttatGTATACTAGAgttggcgcagtgcgctgcgcgcactgtagtagactataatttcattaacttattaaatggaatataaatgcttgattgatatttttaatatttgttttctatcacggaaatatatcaaactttacaatatatgattcatttcgcgatcatataaatttcaaaattgccgcggtttcgttgctaacttccttttaaaattttaaggttatgtctcgagaatagaatagactcgagagtagaatgtctctagaatattataaatacacaaattataatttgatatgtattatagtattatattacatttttaatattagaatcaattttagaaatcaaaaacaaatcaaaaaattctaacgatacttttgacgcatgcgcactacatgagccaatcatattgacgcattcttggcttcacttcatccggtcatgacttttttatatagggagaCCCACCTGTATTTTTGCCGCCAAAGCCATACGGTTCAGGGTGCAAAGCCAAGCCAAGACTGTTAAGTGAAAACTGAGATGGCAgcctgtttctaaataatttaacaagtcttaaTGCAAAATAACAGACATCAAAGttcaatatcatggatttagcatgataatGATAGTACTTAAACATTGACAGaaactggctcgcatactgatgaggttaaaatatctgttcaaacctcatcattggtgactttgagcacATCAATGATACTTGTTACGCAGTACTTGGACTTACAcaacacaaagtcagtcagtacagcATGCTTGTACATACTGTCACGTATGGTAGTATGCATGTGCAGGGTTACGTTTTCACTCTTAATGGGCactttgaaaatcatattttcccTTCAAAATCATTCTAGACGAATTAATAGGCTAAATATTCATAATTCAACATTGACTGAAACTGTGAAAACTGTAGTTCTGTCTGCTATGCTATTCTGCTGTATAACATAGCAGACAGCCTCTACAATACGCGTCGTATACTTCTAGTATGCCTGTGCCTAGCCTGAACCGTACGCGCATGcgtaaaaaattaagagaacttCTGCTACTCGGGTTTCAGCGTAGGAACTGCGCATATTTCTCGACGGATTCTGGGTTTCATTTATACCGAGTCGCTAGGGAACGGGCCAGAACTTATCGGCCATTTGCTACAAGGGCGCGCCCCTGCTGAAAAAAGATCATGTGATTGATCACGTGATTTACTGTGTAATTAAACAGgtgaataataatactataaaGTCATTCCACTTCCGATTCATTGTGTGTCTCTGGAACggatttttatttgcaaattttttttcaaaataaggacTCTTGATGTTTGCCTTAAAAATTTTGGGTTGAACAAATTGtaggttttataaattttggcCTCACAATGTTTGGGCCTCacgaatttataaataatctttaaaaattgattttgttTAATCAAATAAACCTTTTGctattttaaaacatttaacACGTCTTATGGGAATCGCTTCCAGTAACAGTTACCCTTAAGGAGACGAatacaccttaaattgtcaaaaattgtatatttcaagaacaaacagaaaataaaaagtacaCCGATTTTGACTAGCGCAGTAGGTTGAGAACTCccttaagtaagtctgcggtagctgaaaaatggaaattccgaattttggccttcgaagaaatgttatacctgataatatggcacatataaacattgttttatgttttttacattatacctcaatatatttaatagtttaattcattttttaaacaatttaggaaaaatataaacaaaaaattttattttttattttttgacaaattaaggtgtatccgtccccttaatttttataaaaaccaCCGTTCAGTTTTTGTagtaaaacaaatatttgaagATTGTTATGACTATTATGAGGGTTATCAATTTAAAGTGCAGTTCTGATCTCGTTATACCTATAGGCAACCAATCAGCAAATAATCAGACTtgcgtattaaatgcttcataACAAAGGccaacattttttaaagagagacCTGTAGAATTGCCTTAGAATACGGGAAGACGGTACGCCATAaagatatcattttttttcaaatgtgtgtataaggataaaataaaattgacaGACATTAGAtggcattttttttaatgatttttctcacaaaaatacaataataGTGACATCTGCTCATTCATACTCAACAAAAATACATAATCATGTTAAATGCGGAACAAATTCTGATATTTTTTCATACATGTATAAATTGCATGATTGTACAACgcttatatacattatataaaCAAGAACTAACAATTGTTGCTACTCGCTttcaaataaaacaaaataatatttatttaagctaaTCGTTAAACACTGTTTAACATCatcacaaaataaaatgaacttaatttataatttttggttttgatttgCACAGTAAATGAAACTGTATGGATCATTTATCAATAAAGTGTTAACATCAAACTGTTGTTAAATTTTTGcactaataataaaagtacCACGAGGATCATAAAACTATGATTAAGTTTACATGTCATTttgctgttaaaattttatattaatgttaatgttgaataaatgataataatgtaaattaatttaataatctgGAATAAGGAAATTAATTATAGATAAAAGCTATATGACCTATTTTTTGTTATAGTCCGAAAAGTACTTcttattatttatgtaataaaatataatagtatTATTTAATACGTTTAAATAACGATACTCAGATTGTAACATGCTGTAGTATACGATAcgtaataaatttaatttttaatacgtaaCAAAAAGGTACAATGTACTTACAGAGTATATagtgataatttttgttatattgttacaaaataaaaggaacttttttcttattaaaaataatgattgtcaatattttttataaatagtttaatatttaatatcactcaattaaaaaatatgaaaactaataaaactgTTTAAAATTTCAACCTTTTTTTAACGTCTTCCTTTTTACGCTCCTTTTGTTGTCTAAGCTCTTGTTCTCTTACATTTTCTAAATACTTTTGCCTacaatttctaattttttttgacAAAATATCGGTAacactatataaataattaactttatttACAGCGGGTATAGATTGGTCTGATAAGTAATCGCAGTACACACTAATTAATAACCTCAAAAGAGACCCTTCTATTGTTTTGATGGGTGAGCCTTTAACTTTTGTACTTACTTTATCTACATTAAGTGCCCTTTTAGAAAGATCCTCAGAGTTCCAAAACATTGGTATCAGTTCTCCTATAAATGATTTTGGACCCATCGTCTGTATTCCATACCATCCTATTATTGGAACAGCTAATCCTTCTCCCAGATAAATAAGATCATCATCTGTTTTTTTGTAgcgtttttttctgtcattcATTCCATCGCCCTTTTCATAATAGTCTATAGACTGCTGAACTAGTTTTTTTAATCTCACCTTTGTTTCTATATTCTTCAACAGAATGACTTTtacgtttctttctttttttttgtatcggCATCACTATCACTAGAACTTGAGAGATTTTCTTGCCCTGGAGATACAGGTTTGTTAGGCgataaattttaatcataCTTGGCGGGTGAAACTAgtgctttatttttatttaatgcaCTATATAACGTAGATGAAGAACCTTTAGCTGGTTCTTTAACGTGTTTTCCATCAGCATTGCGATCACTGATAAGTGAAGGTGATAATACGGTTTTAGGTGACTCATTCACTTTTGGACTAGCTGCTGGAGATGTATCATTTAATGCAGGTGAAAAATTTCCAAGTGACTCTCTATTGAGATTTTTATTAGAAACTGGTGTAGATGATGCAGAGGATATGGGCGTACTGTTCTTGCTAGTCTCTGTTTCATTTTCTTCGAAAACATTTGATTCCTTGCGTGGTATATCATCTGACCGTAGACGGGCTAATCTAATTTTCAATTCCATGTTggtgacatttttttttttaatgacttTTTATGACTACAGTCCGAGTCATCTTAAAACTCAGATACATTTTGGCTCAATTTACTCAAAACACTCTCTGatcgatttttcaaaacatttctttttgtttctttttcccACTTCTTAAGAGATAAACTttcattcgtttttttttttgtgagttGGGTAGTTCTCCAAAATCCTGTACAATTTTTGGTATCTTATTTCTAGTGGtttcttcaatttctttaagTTGCATTCTACTCTCTATAAAAacacaaaattaatttaaaaattagaaaaattgattaCTAAGcgagtttatttaaaaaaaaaaaaaaaaaagatttcaaAAATAGATTGTTACCTCCTAGATTAATAATGTAGCACGGATAATAATCGAAATGCTCATGTTCATCTAAACATGTTAATTCACACGTCCACTTGGCATAGTATATTTTTCGTGGGTCAAAATCTTTGAAACTTTTTGGCTGAAAATGGTCTGTATCTTGTAGCGAACATTTGATTTCTGTTATGTTTGGTGTAGAATTTTTTCGGTTCATCGTGAAAATTAACACGTGCATACATTTTTGCGTGTACGTATATAACGCACGGTAACGTTAAACTTTCAAGcaaatgatatatttttataaaaatgtgtatatatatatatatatatatatatatatatatatatacatacaaactgcactttaaaaatattaatgaaaaagcGTCTATGAATGATGTTCAATCAATTTcacattattaaataatagtatccatttttcataaataataaataagtattaGAACCTATTCACGGCACGACATTATTAACAGCAATGACAACAACGTGGAGTGCATGATCGACTTGAACGTAGGCACAAGTAGATAAAATACCGCAGAGTTTAAGGTAACTTACGACAGTTCTTTTTCCGCCGTTCCGCGACCTTCATTCTGCAATGTGACGGTAAAATCACGTAAAAAATTCCGTACGGAACACCCAATCAGCATGGAGCATGGCTCTTGACTCCATTATGTTTGCTCCTTTATGTATTGTATATTCGTTATCTAGTAATACTAGTAAtactatacatacatacgtgaTACTATTGTTTATGTTACATATTACAATTTAGACTTGTATGATAAtgatacaaaatattatgcaTTTTAATAGTTTATTTGTGATTATATGTGATAtgtaaaaattaacaaaaatatccttttataaagttataacCGTTAGAATAATACAATGCGTTTACATAATGTCTAACAAAcgaaaacaatatttatatgaTTCTAAAGTTGAGCCaacagaatatttaaaaaaaaaattaggaaGAGCGTAAGAAATCACAGAGTAAGTAACACTTCAACATATGAGaacttagaaaaaaatatttactattGTGCTTTTTgagtata of the Nasonia vitripennis strain AsymCx chromosome 2 unlocalized genomic scaffold, Nvit_psr_1.1 chr2_random0010, whole genome shotgun sequence genome contains:
- the LOC107981238 gene encoding uncharacterized protein LOC107981238, which codes for MHVLIFTMNRKNSTPNITEIKCSLQDTDHFQPKSFKDFDPRKIYYAKWTCELTCLDEHEHFDYYPCYIINLGESRMQLKEIEETTRNKIPKIVQDFGELPNSQKKKRMKVYLLRSGKKKQKEMF